In one window of Drosophila innubila isolate TH190305 chromosome 2L unlocalized genomic scaffold, UK_Dinn_1.0 4_B_2L, whole genome shotgun sequence DNA:
- the LOC117780632 gene encoding uncharacterized protein C1orf50 homolog: MKRTATMDQKLTYESAIKKAQLVERNPQFQIDPLRVSMHDETDIIHLAQQIQLADKQLKNSTSQKLVVILDQIKMLQAQAMNILQESNESQALHSAACNFTKKPGHIYHLYQRSTGQNYFSMLSPEEWNHSVDQTFKGSYRLEFDLSWTPVDKIRERDDKLKWVEQCMKSGCGTTAAIDFNMATN, translated from the exons ATGAAAAGGACTGCAACAATGGATCAAAAGCTTACTTACGAATCAGCCATTAAAAAAG CTCAATTGGTGGAGAGAAATCCACAATTTCAAATAGATCCGCTGCGTGTTTCTATGCATGATGAAACTGATATTATCCACTTAGCTCAACAAATACAACTAGCTGATAAACAGCTAAAGAATAGCACAAGTCAAAAATTAGTTGTTATTCTGGATCAG attaaaatgcTGCAAGCGCAGGCTATGAACATACTTCAGGAATCTAACGAGAGTCAAGCTCTTCACAGTGCCGCATGTAATTTTACTAAAAAGCCTGGTCATATCTATCATCTGTATCAAAGGTCAACAGGCCAAAACTATTTTAGCATGCTGTCGCCAGAG gaATGGAATCATTCGGTAGACCAGACTTTTAAGGGCAGTTACAGACTCGAGTTTGATTTAAGCTGGACACCAGTAGATAAAATAAGAGAGCGTGATGATAAACTCAAATGGGTGGAGCAATGTATGAAGAGTGGATGTGGCACAACAGCAGCTATCGATTTTAACATGGCAACTaattaa
- the LOC117781454 gene encoding protein hook, whose protein sequence is MSSQNGMYYSLLEWFKTLNLNAPHANAEELADGVALAQALNQFAPESFTDSWLSKIKSSAVGINWRLRMSNLKKVVEGVYEYYTDVLNYTLHNNFLRPDVQAIAEKCDLTELERLLQLVLGCAVNCAKKQSYITEIMCLEEELQANIMRALQELETSTRQASEGGVVSSLSRNSLSGMLDGSAKALQLQDERDAMAQKCFETEKKMLLLIDEKTNLQQELQKVQQEFARLEHNTIGDDGVSLGPIQAGSVRYNELRRQLDLVKEELLQSEGAREDLKIKAQQQETDLLHMQQRIDDLMKSTAVLTTLKDEVDVLRESTDKLKVCEAQLETYKKKLEEYNDLKKHVKMLEERSADYVQQNAQFEEDAKRYANTKGQIELFKKEIQDLHAKLDNESSKNVKLEFDNKNLEGKNLALQRAKDSLLKERDNLREAFDELKCGQLSTNSGSITGTTMSRELQPSAMMDKIQRLEAENKALREGQGGQTALAQLLDDANKRCEHLREQLKTANERILSLSHASQSDDPILKENEFSKQIKQLMELNDQKTLQIEESATQNSTLQCKVTQLESSLATREQEVLAYEVKYRKCVERAKEVIKNIDPRIANVIEASALEKSVDVIEEEAKPKMSGMEEQLMTTAFYRLGINAQRDAVDSKLALLMSSGQTFLARQRQSAPRKSLTTMKSK, encoded by the exons ATGTCCAGTCAGAACGGAATGTATTATAGCCTACTTGAGTGGTTCAAAACACTCAATCTGAATGCACCACATGCAAATGCTGAGGAGTTGGCCGATGGAGTTGCACTCGCCCAGGCTTTGAATCAGTTTGCACCTGAATCGTTTACAGATTCGTGGCTGTCGAAGATTAAATCGAGCGCTGTAGGCATCAATTGGCGCTTGCGTATGAGTAATCTGAAAAAAGTTGTCGAGGGCGTCTATGAATACTACACGGATGTGTTGAATTATACGCTacataataatttcttaagaCCGGATGTGCAGGCAATTGCCGAAAAGTGTGATCTCACGGAGCTGGAGCGCCTGCTGCAGCTGGTGCTGGGTTGTGCAGTCAATTGTGCCAAAAAACAGTCCTACATCACCGAGATCATGTGCCTGGAAGAGGAACTGCAGGCGAACATTATGCGGGCACTGCAAGAATTGGAAACCTCGACACGTCAGGCATCGGAAGGAGGCGTTGTCAGCTCGCTTTCCCGAAATTCCCTTAGCGGCATGCTCGATGGCAGTGCCAAGGCGTTGCAGCTGCAGGATGAACGCGATGCCATGGCCCAGAAATGTTTCGAAACCGAGAAGAAAATGTTGCTATTAATTGATGAGAAAACCAATTTACAGCAGGAGTTGCAAAAGGTGCAGCAGGAATTTGCACGCCTGGAGCACAACACAATTGGCGACGATGGCGTTTCACTGGGTCCCATACAAGCAGGATCCGTACGTTACAATGAGCTGAG GCGACAATTGGACTTGGTGAAGGAGGAACTATTGCAGTCTGAGGGCGCTCGTGAAGATTTGAAGATTAAAGCGCAGCAACAGGAGACGGATTTGTTGCACATGCAGCAGCGCATAGATGATCTAATG AAAAGCACCGCGGTGCTGACAACTCTTAAAGATGAAGTAGACGTGCTGCGGGAATCAACAGATAAGCTAAAGGTGTGCGAGGCGCAACTGGAGACGTACAAAAAGAAATTAGAGGAATATAATGACCTGAAGAAGCATGTAAAAATGTTGGAGGAGCGCAGTGCCGACTACGTACAACAAAACGCACAATTCGAAGAAGACGCCAAACGTTATGCCAACACAAAGGGCCAAATCGAACTCTTTAAAAAAGAGATACAGGATCTACATGCCAAACTAGACAATGAAAGCAGTAAAAATGTAAAGCTGGAGTTTGATAACAAGAATTTGGAGGGCAAGAATCTAGCACTACAACGTGCTAAAGATAGTCTGCTCAAGGAAAGGGACAATCTGCGTGAAGCCTTCGATGAACTCAAATGTGGACAGTTGTCAACCAACTCGGGCAGCATAACAGGCACAACGATGTCGCGGGAATTGCAACCGTCAGCTATGATGGACAAAATACAACGCCTAGAGGCGGAGAACAAGGCGCTGCGCGAGGGACAAGGTGGACAAACAGCATTGGCG cAACTGCTGGATGATGCAAATAAACGTTGCGAGCATCTGCGCGAACAATTGAAGACGGCCAATGAACGGATTCTCTCCTTATCGCATGCCTCACAAAGCGATGATCCTATATTAAAGGA AAATGAATTCAGCAAACAAATCAAGCAGCTAATGGAACTGAATGATCAAAAAA CTTTGCAAATCGAGGAATCTGCTACACAAAACTCAACACTGCAGTGCAAAGTCACACAACTGGAGTCAAGTTTGGCAACACGGGAGCAGGAGGTTTTGGCCTATGAAGTCAAGTACCGCAAATGTGTGGAAAGGGCTAAGGAAGTCATCAAAAATATAGATCCGCGCATAGCCAATG TAATAGAAGCCAGTGCACTGGAAAAGAGCGTCGATGTGATTGAGGAAGAAGCAAAACCTAAGATGAGCGGCATGGAGGAGCAGCTGATGACGACAGCTTTCTATAGATTGGGCATAAATGCCCAACGTGATGCTGTCGACTCGAAATTGGCCTTATTAATGAGTTCGGGACAAACATTCCTGGCGCGTCAGCGTCAATCGGCGCCACGTAAATCATTGACAACAATGAAATCCAAGTAG
- the LOC117781134 gene encoding uncharacterized protein LOC117781134, with amino-acid sequence MTAKRDKDYTKNKSTAGLGFSASSSTNGSGIKSIGLVSSSQNVTSSQDISKRTNKPLMEKRRRARINQSLAILKALILESTKHQNAKNGEGQAKHTKLEKADILELTVRHFQRHRNLDDPTVNKYRAGYTDCAREVARYLATPEPPPMGNMPTLAEPGSKARLLRHLDQCIAEIDVEICPTTSESPNSSSTCFDIKKPQTQAEEHSLDYSSQDSNPLDYSKGLKLGETPILVCNDQRVLQSTTTLATQDENNNRGQQQTTTQVQVLNQPVIQQTPSNGASIGSIASIGSIELSYEHEANKVVCVNVLEQYKQQLKVEGGATNGVLVLPPHYVQLAAALGLSAQPMVDPIATRTDFERLIELQRLQPHLAGKLSPSFAGSIEAAHVAAAAAAAYANSVANNTTVAAMLTERPASVASSSAAASISSGVSELKSAPATQQSSPRSESGIGSNENETLDASPQTSSAARHALRLRQEEEYRAQQVVGQQGCDESMWRPW; translated from the exons atgacAGCAAAACGTGATAAGGATTAcaccaaaaataaatctacAGCGG GCCTCGGATTCTCCGCCTCCAGCTCAACCAATGGCAGTGGCATCAAATCCATTGGACTGGTGAGCTCCTCACAAAATGTAACCTCGTCGCAGGACATAAGCAAACGTACGAATAAACCACTCATGGAGAAGCGTAGACGTGCCCGCATCAATCAGAGCCTGGCCATATTGAAGGCCCTCATCTTGGAGTCGACAAAGCATCAGAATGCCAAGAACGGTGAAGGCCAAGCGAAGCATACGAAATTGGAGAAAGCGGACATTTTGGAGCTTACAGTGCGTCATTTTCAGCGGCATCGCAATCTGGATGATCCAA CTGTGAATAAATATCGTGCTGGTTACACGGATTGTGCACGGGAAGTGGCACGTTATTTGGCCACGCCGGAGCCACCGCCAATGGGAAACATGCCAACGTTGGCGGAACCAGGGTCGAAGGCCAGACTGCTGCGACACTTGGATCAATGCATAGCAGAGATTGATGTGGAGATTTGCCCGACAACTTCGGAGAGtccaaacagcagcagcacctgCTTTGATATCAAGAAGCCACAGACACAGGCCGAAGAGCATTCCTTGGATTACAGCAGTCAGGACTCCAACCCCTTGGACTACAGCAAGGGACTGAAGCTGGGAGAGACCCCGATTTTAGTGTGCAACGATCAGCGCGTGTTGCAGTCGACAACTACACTTGCCACACAGGACGAGAACAACAATCGAGGTCAACAACAGACGACGACGCAGGTGCAAGTGTTGAATCAACCCGTGATACAACAGACTCCTTCCAATGGCGCCTCTATTGGTTCCATTGCCTCCATTGGCTCCATCGAATTGAGCTACGAGCACGAGGCCAACAAGGTGGTGTGTGTCAATGTGTTGGAGCAGTACAAGCAACAGCTGAAGGTCGAGGGTGGCGCCACCAATGGTGTCTTGGTGTTGCCACCGCACTACGTGCAACTTGCGGCAGCATTGGGCTTAAGTGCCCAGCCAATGGTGGATCCAATTGCCACGCGCACGGACTTTGAGCGACTCATTGAGTTGCAACGTCTGCAACCGCATCTCGCTGGCAAATTGAGTCCCAGTTTTGCGGGCAGCATTGAGGCGGCGCATGTGGCAgccgctgcagcagctgcctaTGCCAACAGTGTGGCAAACAACACAACGGTGGCAGCAATGCTCACCGAGAGACCCGCCTCGGTGGCATCCTCCTCGGCCGCCGCGTCGATCAGTTCAGGTGTCTCCGAGCTCAAGTCGGCACCGGCAACGCAGCAATCCTCGCCGCGATCCGAAAGCGGCATCGGTTCCAATGAGAATGAGACACTGGATGCGAGTCCACAGACAAGCAGTGCCGCTAGACACGCGCTGCGGCTGCGACAGGAGGAGGAGTACCGGGCACAACAGGTTGTTGGCCAGCAGGGATGCGATGAGAGCATGTGGCGGCCCTGGTAG